The Syngnathus typhle isolate RoL2023-S1 ecotype Sweden linkage group LG6, RoL_Styp_1.0, whole genome shotgun sequence genome has a window encoding:
- the cog6 gene encoding conserved oligomeric Golgi complex subunit 6 isoform X1, with product MADAKVESAAESSSAALLHNPNATSQPNNPLSRKLNKILETRLDNDKEMLEALTALSAFFTENSLRTRRNLRGDIERRSLAINEDFARLFQQVKEELESVHEDVQAMSTCCAEMTSRLKAAKEQTQDLTVKTNKLQGENHRLEVRAQVAQAFLAKFQLSSEEMSTLRRARDAPVTEDFFKALSRVKQIHEDVKILLRTNQQTAGLEIMEQMAVLQEEAYEQLYRWAQNECRGLSQETCDISPILTQAMEALQDRPVLYKYALDEFGTARRNAVVRGFIDALTRGGPGGTPRPIEMHSHDPMRYIGDMLAWLHQASASEREHLEALLKQVTLQGVEDNMQEVIGHITEGACRPLKVRIEQVIVAEPGAVLLYKLSNLLKFYHHTISAIVGTSAASLLMTVEEMHMLSKKMFFNSLSLHASRLMDKVELPPPDLGPTASLTQTLALLREVLASHDSSVVPVGARQADFAQVLSCILDPLLQLCTVSASNLGTTDMATYMVNSLYVMKTALALFEFTDKRLEMLEFQIEAHLDTLINEQASYVLTRTSLSYIYNRVQQHNAEQGPMSLLPGMDVSSVKAAMVQFDRYLSSPDSLLMPQLNFLLSAAIKDQIFSQSTELVCRAYGDVHAALGSPANAYKDPEHLLPRSPQQVRALLS from the exons ATGGCAGACGCTAAGGTTGAATCGGCAGCCGAGAGCTCCTCTGCTGCTTTGTTACACAATCCAAACGCGACGTCTCAGCCCAACAACCCGCTATCGAGGAAGCTGAACAAAATACTGGAGACGCGACTTGACAATGACAAG GAGATGCTGGAAGCTCTGACGGCCCTGTCGGCTTTCTTCACTGAGAACAGCCTGCGCACGCGGAGGAACCTGCGAGGTGACATTGAGCGAAGGAGCCTGGCCATCAATGAGGACTTTGCGCGGCTATTTCAACAAGTAAAAGAG GAGCTCGAGAGTGTTCACGAGGATGTTCAGGCCATGAGCACCTGCTGCGCGGAGATGACCAGCCGCTTAAAG GCCGCCAAGGAGCAAACCCAGGACTTGACTGTGAAAACCAATAAGCTTCAAGGAGAAAA CCACCGTCTTGAGGTCAGGGCCCAGGTGGCTCAGGCCTTCCTGGCCAAGTTCCAGCTGTCCAGTGAGGAGATGAGCACCCTGCGACGGGCCAGAGATGCGCCCGTTACGGAG GACTTCTTCAAAGCTCTGAGTCGAGTGAAGCAAATCCACGAAGACGTTAAAATACTCTTGCGGACCAACCAGCAGACTGCGGG GCTGGAGATCATGGAGCAGATGGCCGTGTTGCAGGAGGAGGCGTACGAGCAACTCTACCGCTGGGCTCAAA ACGAGTGCAGAGGATTAAGCCAGGAGACGTGCGATATCAGCCCCATCTTGACGCAAGCCATGGAGGCTCTCCAGGATCGGCCCGTCCTTTACAA gtACGCCCTGGATGAGTTTGGGACGGCACGCAGGAACGCGGTGGTCCGCGGCTTCATTGACGCCTTGACGCGCGGGGGCCCGGGCGGAACTCCCCGTCCCATTGAAATGCACTCACATGACCCCATGAG GTACATCGGCGACATGCTGGCCTGGCTGCACCAGGCCAGCGCCTCGGAGAGGGAGCACCTCGAAGCGCTGCTCAAGCAAGTCACCCTGCAGG GCGTGGAGGACAACATGCAGGAGGTGATTGGACACATCACAGAAGGAGCGTGTCGTCCTCTGAAA gtGCGCATCGAGCAGGTGATCGTGGCCGAGCCAGGCGCGGTGCTGCTCTACAAGCTGTCCAACCTGCTCAAGTTCTACCACCACACCATTAGCGCCATCGTGGGGACCAGTGCGGCCTCCTTGCTCATGACCGTGGAGGAGATGCACATGCtcagcaaaaagatgttcttcaACAGCCTCAGCCTTCATGCCAGCAGACTCATGGACAAG gtggAGCTCCCGCCTCCTGACCTGGGCCCCACCGCTTCCCTCACCCAGACGTTGGCCCTCCTCAGGGAGGTTCTGGCCTCTCACGACTCCTCCGTGGTCCCCGTGGGTGCCCGCCAGGCCGACTTTGCCCAG GTGCTCTCGTGCATTCTGGACCCCCTCCTGCAGCTGTGCACGGTGTCCGCCAGTAACCTGGGCACGACCGACATGGCCACCTACATGGTCAACTCGCTGTACGTGATGAAGACCGCGCTGGCGCTCTTTGAGTTCACAGATAAGAGGCTGGAGATGCTGGAGTTCCAG ATCGAGGCTCACCTTGACACGCTGATCAACGAGCAGGCCTCCTACGTGCTGACCAGGACGAGCCTCAGCTACATCTACAACCGTGTGCAGCAGCACAACGCCGAGCAG GGTCCTATGTCCCTCCTGCCCGGCATGGACGTCTCCTCGGTGAAAGCGGCTATG GTCCAGTTCGACCGCTACCTGTCGTCTCCCGACAGCCTGCTGATGCCGCAGCTCAACTTCCTGCTGAGCGCCGCCATCAA GGACCAGATCTTCTCGCAGTCCACCGAGCTGGTGTGCCGGGCCTACGGGGACGTGCACGCGGCGCTCGGCAGCCCGGCCAACGCCTACAAGGACCCCGAGCACCTCCTTCCCAGATCCCCCCAGCAGGTCCGGGCCCTGCTCTCGTGA
- the cog6 gene encoding conserved oligomeric Golgi complex subunit 6 isoform X2: protein MADAKVESAAESSSAALLHNPNATSQPNNPLSRKLNKILETRLDNDKEMLEALTALSAFFTENSLRTRRNLRGDIERRSLAINEDFARLFQQELESVHEDVQAMSTCCAEMTSRLKAAKEQTQDLTVKTNKLQGENHRLEVRAQVAQAFLAKFQLSSEEMSTLRRARDAPVTEDFFKALSRVKQIHEDVKILLRTNQQTAGLEIMEQMAVLQEEAYEQLYRWAQNECRGLSQETCDISPILTQAMEALQDRPVLYKYALDEFGTARRNAVVRGFIDALTRGGPGGTPRPIEMHSHDPMRYIGDMLAWLHQASASEREHLEALLKQVTLQGVEDNMQEVIGHITEGACRPLKVRIEQVIVAEPGAVLLYKLSNLLKFYHHTISAIVGTSAASLLMTVEEMHMLSKKMFFNSLSLHASRLMDKVELPPPDLGPTASLTQTLALLREVLASHDSSVVPVGARQADFAQVLSCILDPLLQLCTVSASNLGTTDMATYMVNSLYVMKTALALFEFTDKRLEMLEFQIEAHLDTLINEQASYVLTRTSLSYIYNRVQQHNAEQGPMSLLPGMDVSSVKAAMVQFDRYLSSPDSLLMPQLNFLLSAAIKDQIFSQSTELVCRAYGDVHAALGSPANAYKDPEHLLPRSPQQVRALLS, encoded by the exons ATGGCAGACGCTAAGGTTGAATCGGCAGCCGAGAGCTCCTCTGCTGCTTTGTTACACAATCCAAACGCGACGTCTCAGCCCAACAACCCGCTATCGAGGAAGCTGAACAAAATACTGGAGACGCGACTTGACAATGACAAG GAGATGCTGGAAGCTCTGACGGCCCTGTCGGCTTTCTTCACTGAGAACAGCCTGCGCACGCGGAGGAACCTGCGAGGTGACATTGAGCGAAGGAGCCTGGCCATCAATGAGGACTTTGCGCGGCTATTTCAACAA GAGCTCGAGAGTGTTCACGAGGATGTTCAGGCCATGAGCACCTGCTGCGCGGAGATGACCAGCCGCTTAAAG GCCGCCAAGGAGCAAACCCAGGACTTGACTGTGAAAACCAATAAGCTTCAAGGAGAAAA CCACCGTCTTGAGGTCAGGGCCCAGGTGGCTCAGGCCTTCCTGGCCAAGTTCCAGCTGTCCAGTGAGGAGATGAGCACCCTGCGACGGGCCAGAGATGCGCCCGTTACGGAG GACTTCTTCAAAGCTCTGAGTCGAGTGAAGCAAATCCACGAAGACGTTAAAATACTCTTGCGGACCAACCAGCAGACTGCGGG GCTGGAGATCATGGAGCAGATGGCCGTGTTGCAGGAGGAGGCGTACGAGCAACTCTACCGCTGGGCTCAAA ACGAGTGCAGAGGATTAAGCCAGGAGACGTGCGATATCAGCCCCATCTTGACGCAAGCCATGGAGGCTCTCCAGGATCGGCCCGTCCTTTACAA gtACGCCCTGGATGAGTTTGGGACGGCACGCAGGAACGCGGTGGTCCGCGGCTTCATTGACGCCTTGACGCGCGGGGGCCCGGGCGGAACTCCCCGTCCCATTGAAATGCACTCACATGACCCCATGAG GTACATCGGCGACATGCTGGCCTGGCTGCACCAGGCCAGCGCCTCGGAGAGGGAGCACCTCGAAGCGCTGCTCAAGCAAGTCACCCTGCAGG GCGTGGAGGACAACATGCAGGAGGTGATTGGACACATCACAGAAGGAGCGTGTCGTCCTCTGAAA gtGCGCATCGAGCAGGTGATCGTGGCCGAGCCAGGCGCGGTGCTGCTCTACAAGCTGTCCAACCTGCTCAAGTTCTACCACCACACCATTAGCGCCATCGTGGGGACCAGTGCGGCCTCCTTGCTCATGACCGTGGAGGAGATGCACATGCtcagcaaaaagatgttcttcaACAGCCTCAGCCTTCATGCCAGCAGACTCATGGACAAG gtggAGCTCCCGCCTCCTGACCTGGGCCCCACCGCTTCCCTCACCCAGACGTTGGCCCTCCTCAGGGAGGTTCTGGCCTCTCACGACTCCTCCGTGGTCCCCGTGGGTGCCCGCCAGGCCGACTTTGCCCAG GTGCTCTCGTGCATTCTGGACCCCCTCCTGCAGCTGTGCACGGTGTCCGCCAGTAACCTGGGCACGACCGACATGGCCACCTACATGGTCAACTCGCTGTACGTGATGAAGACCGCGCTGGCGCTCTTTGAGTTCACAGATAAGAGGCTGGAGATGCTGGAGTTCCAG ATCGAGGCTCACCTTGACACGCTGATCAACGAGCAGGCCTCCTACGTGCTGACCAGGACGAGCCTCAGCTACATCTACAACCGTGTGCAGCAGCACAACGCCGAGCAG GGTCCTATGTCCCTCCTGCCCGGCATGGACGTCTCCTCGGTGAAAGCGGCTATG GTCCAGTTCGACCGCTACCTGTCGTCTCCCGACAGCCTGCTGATGCCGCAGCTCAACTTCCTGCTGAGCGCCGCCATCAA GGACCAGATCTTCTCGCAGTCCACCGAGCTGGTGTGCCGGGCCTACGGGGACGTGCACGCGGCGCTCGGCAGCCCGGCCAACGCCTACAAGGACCCCGAGCACCTCCTTCCCAGATCCCCCCAGCAGGTCCGGGCCCTGCTCTCGTGA